The proteins below come from a single Chryseobacterium capnotolerans genomic window:
- the mscL gene encoding large conductance mechanosensitive channel protein MscL yields the protein MGFVKEFKEFAFKGNVLDLAVGVIIGAAFGKIVSSLVEDVITPLILNPALKAAGAENIAKLTWNGVAYGNFLSAVISFLCIAMVLFFIIKGANKVNKKEAPAPAGPTDDQKLLAEIRDLLKSKNNI from the coding sequence ATGGGATTTGTTAAGGAATTTAAAGAGTTTGCCTTTAAAGGAAATGTTCTCGATCTTGCTGTCGGTGTCATCATTGGTGCAGCATTTGGTAAAATTGTTTCATCTTTAGTGGAAGATGTTATCACCCCTTTGATCTTAAACCCTGCACTTAAAGCAGCAGGAGCAGAAAATATTGCTAAACTTACATGGAATGGTGTTGCTTATGGAAACTTCCTGTCTGCCGTGATCAGCTTCCTGTGTATTGCTATGGTTCTTTTCTTTATCATTAAAGGGGCTAATAAGGTTAACAAAAAAGAGGCACCTGCTCCTGCGGGACCTACGGATGATCAAAAGCTATTGGCTGAGATCAGAGATTTACTGAAAAGCAAAAACAATATATAA
- a CDS encoding NAD(P)H-hydrate epimerase yields the protein MKIFNAEQIRGWDQFTISHEPISSVQLMERASIAVADWISDHCKVHRKAVLFCGNGNNGGDGLAVARMLYLKGFDVEVFIKDPKGRFSEDAAVNLKRLSGISGISVRNFNQVEQYSFDDKTIIIDALFGTGLSRPLVDEDKELVNWINTKENIKISIDAPSGLSGDGLLANDLIVLKANYTLSFQCWKRSFLHPETGKYTGKVIMLDIGLNEEYNKSTETDYFVIDDSFAETLFTPGMILPTKEIMVR from the coding sequence ATGAAAATATTCAACGCTGAACAAATTCGAGGCTGGGATCAATTTACGATTTCCCACGAGCCAATATCTTCTGTTCAATTGATGGAAAGAGCCTCGATAGCTGTAGCTGATTGGATATCTGATCATTGTAAAGTTCATAGAAAGGCTGTGTTGTTTTGCGGAAATGGGAATAATGGCGGTGACGGATTAGCAGTAGCAAGGATGCTTTATCTAAAAGGATTTGATGTGGAGGTATTCATTAAGGATCCTAAAGGGAGGTTTTCAGAAGATGCCGCTGTGAACCTTAAAAGATTAAGCGGGATTTCCGGAATTTCTGTCCGGAATTTTAATCAGGTTGAGCAGTATAGCTTTGATGATAAAACGATTATTATTGATGCACTTTTCGGAACCGGGCTGTCAAGACCTTTGGTTGATGAGGATAAAGAGTTAGTAAATTGGATCAATACAAAAGAAAACATTAAGATTTCAATTGATGCTCCATCCGGGCTTTCTGGCGACGGGCTTTTGGCTAATGACCTTATCGTTTTAAAAGCAAATTATACCCTTAGCTTTCAATGCTGGAAACGAAGTTTTCTCCATCCGGAAACAGGAAAATATACCGGAAAAGTCATCATGCTGGATATTGGACTTAATGAAGAGTATAATAAATCCACTGAAACAGATTATTTTGTAATAGATGACTCCTTTGCGGAAACCCTTTTTACCCCCGGAATGATTTTGCCCACAAAGGAAATTATGGTAAGGTAG